GGCGCCACCTCGTCGCCCGCGACGCCCTCGACGCCGCCGTCGCCGCCGTCGCCGCCGGCGACTACCGCGTCGCCTCCCACCCCATCCTCGGCGTCCACGACGACGGCGACGCCCTCGCCCGCGCGCTCCGCGACGTGACGCTCGTGACCGACGCCCCGGCGAGCATCTCCGAGTACGCCCTCGCCGTCGGCGACGAGCGACTAGCGTCGGTCCGCGCCGACGGCGTCGTCCTCGCGACGCCGCTCGGGAGCGACGGGTACGCCGCCGCCGCGGGCGGATCCGTCCTCGAAGCCGGCGCGGGCGTCGCCGTCGTCCCCATAGCCCCGTTCTCGACGACCGCGGAGACGCGCGTCGTCGACCCCGACGGGACCGTCACCGTCTCCGTCGAGCGCGAGGGCGCCGTCGCCGTCGTCGCCGACGGCGTCCACCGCGGCGTCGTCGACCGGGGGGCGGCCGTCCGAATCGATCGCGTCGGATCGCTCGACGTGGTCGCGCCGACCGGAACGGAAAACTTCTAATGAGTCTACACCCGAGTTCGGGGTATGCAACCGCTACAGTTCGCCGTCCCGGTCGGCGCCCTCGACGCGCTCGAACCGTACATCGCGCACGTCGTGTTGGCGCTGGTGGTGGTGAA
This window of the Haloplanus rubicundus genome carries:
- a CDS encoding NAD(+)/NADH kinase; amino-acid sequence: MNVAVRGGSDDDAAALAVGGATIVDETADPAVVVAVGDEAIRSAVADPPAAPLLPVTAAGGRHLVARDALDAAVAAVAAGDYRVASHPILGVHDDGDALARALRDVTLVTDAPASISEYALAVGDERLASVRADGVVLATPLGSDGYAAAAGGSVLEAGAGVAVVPIAPFSTTAETRVVDPDGTVTVSVEREGAVAVVADGVHRGVVDRGAAVRIDRVGSLDVVAPTGTENF